In one window of Onychomys torridus chromosome 7, mOncTor1.1, whole genome shotgun sequence DNA:
- the LOC118587405 gene encoding olfactory receptor 145-like: protein MGLENGSLVTEFILQGLTNDPDLQLPLFLLFLLIYTTTALGNAALITLIVLNSHLHTPMYFFLLNLSCIDLCYSSVITPKMLMNFLVRKNVISYVGCMTQLYFFCFFAVSECCVLTSMAYDRYVAICNPLLYNVTMSPKVCSYLMLGSYIMGFSGAMIHTGWMLRLTFCFRNTINHYFCDLLPLLQLSCTNTFANEIEIIVVGGIDIIVPSVIIFTSYGFILSTIFQMRSTEGRSKAFSTCSSHMIAVSLFFVSGAFMYLQPSSVGSMDQGKRSSIFYTILVPMMNPLIYSLRNKDVKAALRKTFCRRLF, encoded by the coding sequence ATGGGTCTGGAAAATGGTTCTCTGGTGACTGAATTCATTCTACAGGGATTAACAAATGACCCCGATCTCCAGTTACCCCTCTTCTTACTCTTTCTGCTAATATATACAACCACAGCACTGGGGAATGCAGCTTTGATCACTTTAATTGTGCTGAATTCTCACCTCCACAcccccatgtactttttccttttaaacttgtCCTGCATTGACCTCTGTTATTCCTCTGTGATTACACCCAAAATGCTGATGAACTTCTTAGTAAGGAAGAACGTTATCTCTTATGTGGGATGTATGACCCAGctatatttcttttgcttttttgctgTCAGTGAATGCTGTGTTCTGACATCGATGGCCTATGACCGTTATGTGGCTATCTGTAACCCACTCTTGTATAATGTTACTATGTCCCCTAAGGTATGTTCCTATCTTATGCTTGGTTCATACATAATGGGATTTTCTGGTGCCATGATCCACACTGGATGGATGCTTAGACTGACCTTCTGTTTCAGGAACACCATCAACCACTATTTCTGTGATCTGCTTCCTTTGTTGCAGCTCTCATGCACCAACACTTTTGCCAATGAGATAGAGATTATTGTTGTAGGTGGGATAGATATCATTGTACCCAGTGTTATTATCTTTACCTCTTATGGATTCATTCTCTCTACCATTTTTCAAATGAGATCCACTGAGGGCAGATCTAAAGCTTTTAGCACCTGCAGCTCCCACATGATTGCTGTGTCTCTATTCTTTGTTTCAGGTGCATTTATGTATCTTCAGCCCTCCTCAGTTGGGTCTATGGATCAAGGAAAAAGGTCTTCCATTTTTTATACCATATTGGTTCCTATGATGAACCCCTTAATCTATAGCTTGAGGAACAAAGATGTTAAAGCTGCCCTTAGAAAAACCTTTTGCAGGAGGttgttttga